The Daucus carota subsp. sativus chromosome 7, DH1 v3.0, whole genome shotgun sequence genome window below encodes:
- the LOC108195479 gene encoding uncharacterized protein LOC108195479 yields MALLSSSMLVFLVFNLLIQLSRGGDIGIYELKKGDFSIKVTNYGATVLSVMLPDRNGKFDDVVLGYDSIKDYSNGTTYFGALVGRVANRIGNARFTLNGVVYHLSANDGNNTLHGGKKGFSKMVWTVEDYQANSHITFTYNSPDGEDGFPGDVSVEVTYMLMDTDKLAIKMKAKPKNKATPINLASHTYWNLAGHNSGDILSHTIQLLASKITPVNKHLIPTGQIVPVAGTAYDFLQAREIGSRISELSDGYDINYVLDGTSKKHFNKVAMVHDSKSGRKMELWTNQPGVQFYTSNMIASVKGKFGFIYHKHAGLCLETQGFPDAVNQPNFPSQIVNPGATYEHIMVYRFTTE; encoded by the exons ATGGCTCTGCTCTCATCATCAATGCTGgtgtttttagtgtttaatCTCTTGATTCAACTGAGTAGAGGAGGAGATATCGGTATTTATGAACTGAAAAAAGGCGATTTTTCGATCAAGGTTACCAACTATGGTGCTACTGTTTTGTCTGTCATGCTCCCTGATAGAAACG GCAAATTTGATGATGTGGTGCTTGGTTATGACTCCATTAAGGATTACTCT AATGGTACAACATACTTCGGTGCTCTTGTGGGGCGTGTGGCTAACAGGATTGGAAACGCTCGTTTTACTCTGAACGGTGTTGTGTATCATTTGTCGGCTAATGATGGCAATAACACTCTCCATG GTGGTAAAAAGGGATTCAGCAAGATGGTATGGACAGTTGAAGATTACCAGGCGAATAGCCATATTACATTCACTTACAACAGCCCGGATGGTGAAGATG GATTCCCTGGTGATGTTTCAGTCGAAGTTACATACATGTTGATGGATACAGATAAGCTGGCGATTAAAATGAAAGCAAAGCCTAAGAACAAGGCCACTCCGATAAACCTAGCTTCACACACTTACTGGAATCTGGCAGGGCATAACAGCGGTGACATTCTGTCACACACCATTCAACTATTAGCATCCAAGATCACCCCGGTTAATAAACACTTGATTCCTACAGGCCAAATTGTGCCTGTGGCAGGGACAGCGTATGATTTCCTACAGGCCCGTGAGATTGGAAGCAGAATCAGTGAACTTTCAGACGGATATGATATCAATTATGTGCTAGATGGCACCAGTAAGAAGCATTTTAACAAGGTTGCTATGGTTCATGACAGTAAATCCGGGCGAAAGATGGAGCTCTGGACTAATCAACCAGGAGTTCAGTTCTATACCAGTAACATGATAGCCAGTGTGAAGGGCAAATTCGGGTTTATTTATCACAAGCACGCTGGACTTTGCCTGGAGACTCAAGGATTTCCTGATGCCGTGAATCAGCCAAATTTTCCTTCACAGATTGTAAATCCAGGGGCCACTTATGAGCACATTATGGTCTACAGGTTTACAACAGAGTAG
- the LOC108195018 gene encoding uncharacterized protein LOC108195018, giving the protein MANLSLSILVFLILSLLIQQNECANIDVYELKRGDFSIKVTNYGATVLSVMLPDRNGKVDDVVLGYDSVKDYSNGTTYFGALVGRVANRIGDARFTLNGVVYHLSANDGNNTLHGGKTGFSTVIWTVKKFLYQHHVTFTYNSKDGEDGFPGDVSVEVTYMLIGTNKLALRMKAKPKNKATPINLASHTYWNLAGHNSGDILSHTIQLLASKITPVNKDLIPTGQIVPVAGTAYDFLKAREIGSKILELADGYDINYVLDGTGKKHFHKAAVVHDSKSGRKMELWTNQPGVQFYTSNMIANVKGKSGSFYQKYAGLALETQGFPDAVNQPNFPSQIVSPGETYEHIMLYRFTAE; this is encoded by the exons ATGGCTAATCTCTCATTATCAATCTTGGTGTTTTTAATACTTTCTCTCTTGATTCAACAGAATGAATGTGCAAATATCGATGTTTATGAATTGAAACGAGGCGATTTTTCGATCAAGGTTACCAACTATGGTGCCACTGTTTTGTCTGTCATGCTCCCTGATAGAAACG GCAAAGTTGATGACGTGGTGCTTGGCTATGACTCCGTTAAGGATTACTCT AATGGTACAACATACTTTGGTGCTCTTGTGGGGCGTGTGGCTAACAGGATTGGAGACGCTCGTTTTACTCTAAACGGCGTCGTGTATCATTTGTCCGCCAATGATGGCAACAACACTCTCCATG GAGGTAAAACGGGATTCAGTACGGTGATATGGACAGTTAAA aaattcctctatcaacaccATGTTACTTTCACTTACAACAGCAAGGATGGCGAAGATG GATTCCCTGGTGATGTTTCGGTGGAAGTTACATACATGTTGATTGGTACGAATAAGCTGGCTCTGAGAATGAAAGCGAAGCCTAAGAACAAGGCCACTCCGATAAACCTGGCTTCACACACTTACTGGAATCTGGCAGGGCATAACAGCGGTGACATTCTGTCACACACCATTCAACTATTAGCATCCAAGATCACCCCGGTCAATAAAGACTTGATTCCTACAGGCCAGATCGTGCCCGTGGCAGGGACTGCATATGATTTCCTAAAGGCCCGTGAGATTGGAAGCAAAATCCTTGAACTTGCAGATGGATATGACATCAATTATGTGCTCGATGGCACGGGTAAGAAGCATTTTCACAAGGCTGCTGTAGTTCACGACAGTAAATCAGGGCGAAAGATGGAGCTCTGGACTAATCAACCAGGAGTTCAGTTTTATACCAGTAATATGATAGCCAATGTGAAGGGAAAATCAGGGTCTTTTTATCAGAAGTACGCTGGGCTGGCCTTGGAGACTCAGGGATTCCCTGATGCAGTAAATCAGCCGAATTTCCCTTCACAAATTGTGAGTCCAGGGGAGACTTATGAGCACATTATGCTCTATAGGTTTACAGCAGAGTAG
- the LOC108192624 gene encoding uncharacterized protein LOC108192624, with amino-acid sequence MAQLYLSEPSWDHIEDDASVKQRISLLTKLETIILSLLSYGGRSEARLWLCNTLSGMSLINPRNQQEVFVKLLRSKPRKLVLASQLLQMIFEKRPERVGAILAKNCHMLEIFFRGHPDRIIQWFSSFSGSGDLQHRKGAKALSQFAFVNRDLCWEELEWKGKHGQSPAVVATKPHYFLDIDIQQTVNNFLEYVPEFWSSREFAESLEGGEILFMDVKFFVQLFLDFMYKDDLKEMWEVVDEFLMDESFSSLCQHLLIVLEERDLLLFLKLSRKVLKLKREHIETGSSFYWFEMILSKFSISDSMDELLLLNAVMNKGRQLLRLICEEEAHEEKMQIQDIVRQVCESSCHHSSLVPLMLECIKTKSLNPIKWLGLQSFALHYRLSEESQTRDTWEIIFRSNGIFFRNSENYPLLDPSGFSEDTASDSDKRNLIGVKRRKKEKHGKKRRKHRDHDKSNNALFDLDFSNNSPSLLSLSSGWLLSTDGYSTVWNTVDLPEHLSRHCFSTWLKWIFTKWDNSE; translated from the exons ATGGCTCAATTGTACCTATCTGAACCCTCATGGGATCACATAGAGGATGATGCGTCCGTGAAGCAGAGAATATCTCTCTTGACTAAGCTGGAAACAATTATCCTATCACTGTTGTCATACGGGGGTCGGTCTGAGGCTCGCTTATGGCTCTGCAACACACTTTCAGGCATGAGTTTAATCAATCCCCGCAACCAACAAGAGGTGTTTGTGAAGTTATTAAGGTCTAAACCACGTAAGCTTGTCCTTGCGAGTCAGCTATTGCAGATGATCTTTGAAAAGAGACCAGAAAGAGTTGGAGCTATCTTAGCCAAGAATTGTCACATGCTAGAGATCTTCTTTAGAG GACATCCAGACCGTATCATCCAGTGGTTCTCCAGTTTTTCTGGGAGTGGCGATTTGCAACATAGAAAAGGTGCCAAGGCATTATCACAATTTGCTTTCGTGAATCGAGACCTCTGCTGGGAGGAGCTTGAATGGAAAGGAAAACATGGGCAATCACCTGCAGTGGTTGCCACAAAGCCTCATTATTTTCTTGATATTGATATTCAACAAACTGTTAATAATTTCCTTGAATATGTGCCTGAGTTTTGGTCATCCAGAGAGTTTGCTGAGTCATTAGAAGGTGGGGAAATCTTGTTTATGGATGTGAAATTCTTTGTTCAGTTGTTTCTTGATTTTATGTATAAAGATGACTTGAAAGAGATGTGGGAAGTCGTAGATGAGTTTCTGATGGATGAATCTTTCTCATCTCTATGTCAACACCTTCTTATTGTTCTCGAAGAGAGAGACTTGCTTCTTTTCCTGAAATTAAGCCGTAAGGTTCTTAAATTGAAGAGGGAACATATAGAGACTGGTTCTTCATTTTATTGGTTTGAGATGATATTATCGAAGTTCAGCATTTCCGACTCTATGGATGAGCTACTCCTGTTAAATGCAGTTATGAATAAAGGAAGGCAGCTTCTCCGTCttatttgtgaagaagaggCACATGAggagaaaatgcaaattcagGATATAGTGCGGCAGGTTTGTGAATCCTCTTGCCATCACAGCAGTTTGGTCCCACTTATGTTAGAGTGCATAAAAACTAAATCCCTAAATCCAATTAAGTGGCTGGGGCTGCAGTCTTTTGCTCTTCATTACAGATTATCTGAGGAATCTCAGACTCGTGATACTTGGGAAATAATTTTTCGAAGTAATGGAATATTTTTTCGTAATTCTGAAAACTATCCATTATTAGATCCTAGTGGATTTTCTGAAGATACTGCATCTGATTcagacaaaagaaatttaattggAGTAAAACGCAGGAAGAAAGAGAAGCATGGAAAGAAAAGGAGAAAACATCGTGATCATGATAAGAGCAATAATGCTTtgtttgatcttgatttttcaAACAATAGTCCAAGTTTGTTATCCCTGTCAAGTGGCTGGTTGCTCTCTACAGATGGGTACTCTACTGTATGGAACACT GTGGATTTACCAGAACACCTATCCAGGCATTGCTTTTCTACATGGCTGAAATGGATTTTCACAAAGTGGGATAATTCAGAATAA